From a single Gimesia fumaroli genomic region:
- a CDS encoding glycosyltransferase family 4 protein: MTELRSHIGIGPVYSGIGSWDWIGNEMGEELSKNFEIEFFTDFLPQCDLAIIVKYDFPQLMETRPADIPIIYCPVDCYGSVRDIDQDGKRLFQCQQIITHSESLRKYFNAYAPVEYLDHHLRFISRSLDTKPEEGPILWTGIFSNLSPLIEWVNQNPLPRDLWILTNLDQESITVSPAKLGFSRASTVRIENWTPEKHIKWAELASSAIDIKGTDFRARHKPPTKAIECLASGLPLAMNSDSSSVRHLAKQGFRVASVDDHEYWFSDEYRERTLEFGAELRESLSRKNISKRFKTIIDRILTGVSARQTVSQGFSVPSVNSVATLTESNGSISQPLDSDGNQKIAIVSFLYNWPSTGGGNIHTTELVQFLEQFGYEVQHFCVRHDPWQIGQIESGAPIQSQILNFSPEEWKANTIRDRIRMAVREWGPDCVLITDSWNFKPHLADAVNEFPYFLRMQALECLCPLNNLQILPGPQSIITCENNQFINPETCFNCLVKNRSGQLHQLERQLSGVGSTEYNELLQQSFQNAEAVLVLNPSIASQYESFCDRVEVVTWGMDDSRFPWPLPAYEQCPSEISKSKVSIIFAGLIHEPIKGFPVLLAACEQLWKTRQDFELIVTSDPPQEQHEFVKYVGWKSQAELPHWYRHSDVCAVPTVVPDGLSRTSVEAMASGLAVIASNLGGLPFSVSDQKTGLLCQPGGIRDWTSKLNQLLDHPEQLYAYGENGRRQFEERFRWKGVIQRDYQRLFNKTRQPLFK, encoded by the coding sequence ATGACTGAGTTACGCTCCCACATTGGTATTGGTCCTGTTTATTCTGGTATTGGATCCTGGGACTGGATCGGTAATGAGATGGGAGAGGAACTGTCGAAGAACTTTGAAATCGAATTCTTTACTGACTTTCTTCCCCAATGTGACCTGGCCATTATTGTTAAGTATGACTTTCCGCAGTTGATGGAGACAAGACCTGCAGATATCCCGATTATTTACTGCCCTGTAGATTGCTACGGATCTGTACGTGATATCGACCAAGACGGAAAGAGACTTTTTCAGTGCCAACAGATCATCACACACTCGGAATCGCTCCGAAAATATTTCAACGCATATGCTCCTGTTGAATATCTTGATCATCACCTTCGATTCATTTCTAGATCCCTGGACACCAAGCCAGAAGAAGGGCCGATTCTATGGACAGGTATTTTTTCGAACCTCTCGCCTTTAATTGAGTGGGTTAACCAGAATCCCTTACCGCGAGACTTATGGATTCTTACGAATCTGGATCAGGAATCAATAACAGTCTCTCCGGCCAAACTAGGGTTCAGTCGAGCTTCTACAGTTCGCATTGAGAACTGGACACCTGAAAAACATATTAAGTGGGCTGAACTTGCCAGTAGTGCCATCGATATCAAGGGAACTGATTTTCGGGCCAGACACAAACCCCCAACTAAAGCCATTGAATGCCTCGCATCCGGTTTGCCTCTGGCTATGAACTCAGACAGTTCCAGCGTCAGACATTTAGCCAAACAAGGGTTTCGAGTAGCTTCAGTCGACGATCATGAATATTGGTTTTCTGATGAATATCGTGAACGAACGCTTGAATTTGGAGCTGAGTTACGAGAGTCACTTTCACGGAAGAACATCAGCAAGCGTTTCAAAACGATTATTGATCGCATATTGACTGGTGTATCTGCCAGGCAGACAGTGTCGCAGGGATTCTCAGTTCCCTCAGTGAATTCTGTAGCCACGTTGACTGAATCTAACGGTTCCATCTCTCAACCACTTGATTCTGATGGTAACCAGAAAATCGCAATCGTCAGTTTTTTATATAACTGGCCATCGACGGGTGGTGGGAATATCCATACCACGGAACTGGTTCAATTTCTGGAACAATTCGGCTACGAAGTGCAACATTTCTGTGTCCGCCATGATCCCTGGCAGATCGGCCAGATTGAATCTGGTGCTCCTATTCAAAGTCAAATCTTGAATTTTTCACCAGAAGAATGGAAAGCAAATACAATTCGGGATCGTATTCGAATGGCAGTTCGTGAGTGGGGGCCAGACTGTGTGCTCATCACAGACAGTTGGAATTTCAAACCCCATCTGGCAGATGCCGTCAATGAGTTTCCCTACTTTCTGCGAATGCAGGCCTTGGAGTGTCTTTGCCCCCTGAATAATTTGCAGATACTCCCAGGACCTCAAAGTATTATTACCTGTGAAAACAATCAATTTATCAACCCGGAGACGTGTTTTAACTGCCTGGTCAAAAATCGATCCGGTCAGCTTCACCAGTTAGAACGACAGCTTAGCGGAGTCGGATCGACTGAATACAATGAACTCCTACAGCAATCATTTCAAAATGCGGAAGCAGTGTTGGTATTGAATCCCTCGATTGCATCGCAATATGAATCTTTTTGTGATCGTGTTGAAGTCGTCACCTGGGGAATGGATGACTCCCGATTCCCCTGGCCACTGCCTGCATACGAACAGTGCCCCTCAGAAATCAGTAAATCCAAAGTTTCCATCATCTTTGCCGGGCTCATCCATGAACCAATCAAAGGGTTCCCTGTTTTACTGGCAGCCTGTGAACAGCTCTGGAAGACAAGGCAGGACTTCGAATTGATTGTTACCTCTGATCCCCCTCAGGAACAACATGAATTTGTGAAGTATGTGGGCTGGAAGTCACAGGCAGAACTTCCCCATTGGTATCGGCACTCTGATGTCTGTGCCGTACCGACGGTCGTTCCTGATGGTCTGAGTCGAACATCAGTTGAAGCCATGGCCAGTGGTTTAGCCGTAATCGCCAGCAATCTTGGGGGACTTCCTTTTAGTGTTTCAGACCAGAAAACAGGGCTGCTCTGTCAACCAGGAGGTATCAGAGACTGGACTTCGAAGCTGAATCAACTGCTCGATCACCCAGAGCAACTATATGCCTATGGAGAAAATGGAAGAAGGCAATTTGAAGAACGATTTCGATGGAAGGGTGTCATCCAACGCGATTATCAACGACTTTTCAATAAGACAAGACAGCCTTTATTTAAATAA
- a CDS encoding class I SAM-dependent methyltransferase has translation MAHPAQQEFCHEVKQRFSNFFEGTRVLEVGSRNINGSVRDEFINSDYTGIDAEAGPDVDQICLGHEFQSDPGSFDVVCSNETFEHDPYAAQTVSHMLTLLRPGGLFFMTCAGEGRKEHGTTRTGTRYGPDANFYQNVSLPLFLSWIQETIFEELYLKHNRQASDLYCYAIKAQ, from the coding sequence ATGGCGCATCCAGCACAACAAGAATTTTGTCACGAAGTAAAACAACGATTTTCGAACTTTTTTGAGGGGACACGAGTTCTGGAAGTCGGTTCACGCAACATTAATGGCTCTGTGCGTGACGAATTTATTAATTCAGATTACACCGGAATTGATGCAGAGGCAGGCCCTGATGTCGACCAGATTTGCTTAGGACATGAATTCCAGTCCGATCCGGGATCATTCGATGTCGTCTGTTCGAATGAAACTTTTGAGCATGATCCGTATGCTGCTCAGACTGTTTCTCATATGTTAACACTCCTGCGTCCTGGTGGCCTTTTCTTCATGACATGCGCAGGTGAAGGGCGAAAGGAGCATGGGACTACGCGCACCGGGACCCGCTATGGTCCTGATGCCAACTTCTATCAAAATGTCAGCCTGCCACTGTTTCTCTCCTGGATCCAAGAAACGATCTTTGAGGAACTCTATCTAAAACATAATCGACAGGCTAGCGACTTATATTGTTATGCCATCAAAGCACAATAG
- a CDS encoding glycosyltransferase has product MNFKRIALIFDNQTRPETTGFYCRRALGKLVEVEHFLPEEIPEIPADQFDLFLNIDDGFRYHLPEHLRPAACWVIDTHMDFPWCLEKASHYDYVFAAQQDGARKLQNEGISSSLWLPLACDPEIHRPYQVEKQYDFSFVGNLIGQERCDLLNTLVQKYPDHFIGQKYFEEMARIYSASRLIFNRSVKNDINMRVFEALGCGSLLLTNDLAENGQSELFLEGQHLATYTCPEEMLDKVDYYLKHESEREKLARQGHELAFAQHTYQQRMQALLTSIEERQSKTSVSMNVLTSSRVNSWSEESNHINHHIPLPEKSVSACLLSWKRPDNLGQIISHLRQYAFIDDILIWNNNPEIHLEIDIAGVRVIQADQNLVTYGRFLCAQQAQHPIIFTQDDDCIVHNIPELYEAFLASPDRIAHGLKRPHLFANVENYFGKAQMSLVGWGAFFRKEWVNAFDAYKGKYGVDELLVRKADRIFSLLLNRRHQSMLAEVTDLEGASGDEALSVREDHMDLSKKAVKRALSLLESSSDHQIIKPDVGDRIIPTLPQSSSKQDRPYFEFPRPEVVALIPSTAQTILDLGCGTGRLGELLKQRQSAQVAGVELDPLAAQDARNRLDRVVQHDIEILSNEFSEAEFDCVVCADVLEHLKSPDQTLKQIAHWLTPDGTIVASIPNVRNQSVLAGLIEGNWTYERAGLLDQTHYRFFTRREIEKLFFRAGYQIDQLQIVPGPGYQQWQKQGYPGKVQIGSLHIDGLPPEEVEEFYAYQYLITATKHPQPDYGLTSIIIVTHNQLPYTQQCIDSLRMRTDEPYELILVDNGSTDGTPEYLNSLADAQVILNSDNRGFPAAVNQGIAAASGDNLLLLNNDTLMTTGWLHRLLARLHSSEDIGIVGPVSNNISGPQQIPVTYTDLSSLDGFAWDWGKRHDQQSLDESRLVGFCMLFKRTLVDKIGTLDERFGIGCFEDDDYCRRANAAGYRTVIAADSFVHHFGSRSFIGSNADFTGIMQENEQKYQEKWQAPVEQKEPSQDTMEADKVDFPHTLSLCMIVRDNEDTIGPCLESIRSWVDEIIIVDTGSKDRTPDICREYGARMFEFPWCDDFSAARNESIKHALGKWIFWMDSDDTITEECGRKLKELAAQDHPDHLLGFIMQVHCPGPEGDVSMTAVDHVKLFRNYPDLQFEHRIHEQIIPAIRRRGGDVSWTDLYVVHSGSDHSVEGRKRKLERDYRLLELDNAERPNHPFVLFNLGMTYADDEKYPEAIKYLKQCLDVSHPSESQVRKAYALLVNALSQNEQHQEAWDYCCQGLTHFPGDKELLFRQAMLHHHFGRLIDAEKTYLRVLNEQTDRHFTSIDVGLCGYKTRHNLAVVYDDMGKHEQAEEQWRLIIEEVPTYTTAWKCLGETLLKANKLDQVEQLTMTMRGQVETHIDGFILSARLLEQQGGPNQAIELLQNKLAQKPQELDLLRELCRLHFEQSAPEDSLNVLQKLAELDPSDASAFHNLGTAFLQLNQFEEAVANYKKSLELRPQSPETWNLLGHAYQNQGDSQNAQSAWQETLRLFPDHQEAAQLLNSI; this is encoded by the coding sequence GTGAATTTCAAGCGTATCGCTCTCATTTTTGACAATCAGACACGTCCCGAAACGACTGGATTTTACTGTCGTCGTGCATTAGGAAAATTAGTGGAAGTAGAACACTTTTTGCCAGAAGAAATTCCAGAAATTCCCGCTGATCAGTTTGATCTGTTTCTCAATATTGATGATGGTTTTCGATATCACTTACCTGAGCATCTCAGACCAGCAGCTTGTTGGGTGATTGATACACACATGGATTTTCCTTGGTGTCTGGAAAAAGCATCTCATTACGATTATGTGTTTGCTGCGCAGCAAGATGGTGCCCGAAAACTGCAAAACGAAGGCATTTCATCCTCGCTATGGTTGCCTTTAGCCTGTGATCCAGAAATTCACCGTCCCTATCAGGTAGAGAAACAGTATGACTTTTCTTTTGTAGGAAATCTGATTGGCCAGGAGCGGTGTGACTTACTTAATACGCTCGTTCAAAAATATCCGGATCACTTTATTGGCCAGAAATATTTTGAAGAGATGGCCCGCATCTATTCTGCCTCCCGCCTGATCTTCAATCGCAGTGTCAAAAATGACATCAACATGCGCGTGTTCGAAGCATTAGGTTGTGGCAGTCTATTGCTCACCAACGATCTGGCTGAGAACGGACAGTCTGAACTGTTTTTAGAGGGGCAGCATCTTGCCACCTATACTTGTCCTGAAGAAATGCTCGACAAAGTGGACTATTACCTGAAACATGAGTCAGAACGGGAAAAACTTGCTCGGCAGGGACACGAGTTGGCGTTCGCTCAGCACACGTATCAGCAACGTATGCAAGCGTTACTAACATCGATTGAAGAGCGACAATCAAAAACCAGCGTTTCAATGAACGTGCTGACATCCTCTCGGGTGAATTCTTGGTCTGAAGAATCAAATCACATAAATCACCATATTCCCCTACCGGAGAAATCCGTTTCAGCCTGTCTGCTTTCCTGGAAACGTCCTGACAATCTCGGTCAAATCATTTCCCATCTGCGGCAGTACGCGTTCATTGATGACATCCTGATCTGGAACAACAATCCGGAAATACATCTGGAAATCGACATCGCGGGCGTACGCGTCATTCAAGCCGATCAAAATCTAGTTACTTATGGACGGTTTTTATGTGCTCAACAAGCGCAACATCCAATTATTTTCACGCAGGACGATGATTGTATCGTCCACAACATTCCTGAACTGTACGAAGCCTTTCTTGCATCACCCGATCGGATTGCCCATGGACTCAAGCGTCCCCATCTGTTTGCGAATGTAGAGAACTATTTCGGAAAGGCACAGATGTCTCTGGTGGGCTGGGGAGCCTTTTTTCGAAAAGAATGGGTAAATGCATTCGATGCGTACAAAGGGAAATATGGGGTTGACGAACTTCTGGTTCGAAAAGCGGATCGTATCTTTTCGTTGTTGCTAAATCGCCGACACCAATCAATGTTAGCGGAAGTCACCGATCTGGAAGGGGCCAGTGGAGACGAAGCACTCTCGGTTCGTGAGGACCACATGGACCTGAGCAAGAAAGCCGTGAAACGAGCGCTCTCCCTATTGGAAAGTAGTTCCGATCACCAGATTATAAAACCTGATGTTGGAGATAGAATCATTCCCACACTTCCTCAAAGTTCATCCAAACAGGATCGTCCTTATTTCGAATTCCCTCGTCCAGAAGTCGTGGCTTTAATTCCGTCAACAGCACAAACAATACTCGACCTAGGATGCGGTACGGGACGCTTGGGTGAATTACTCAAACAGCGCCAATCAGCACAGGTTGCAGGAGTTGAATTAGATCCACTGGCAGCACAGGACGCCCGTAATCGTCTGGACCGAGTCGTTCAACACGATATCGAAATACTCTCCAATGAATTTTCTGAAGCAGAATTTGATTGTGTGGTTTGTGCGGATGTGCTTGAGCATTTGAAGTCTCCGGATCAGACTTTAAAGCAAATTGCCCATTGGCTGACTCCAGACGGAACGATTGTTGCCAGTATCCCCAATGTCAGAAATCAAAGTGTTCTCGCTGGGCTGATTGAAGGAAACTGGACTTACGAACGTGCTGGGTTGCTTGATCAAACACATTACCGATTTTTCACCAGGCGCGAGATCGAAAAACTGTTCTTCCGCGCCGGTTACCAGATCGACCAACTCCAGATTGTGCCAGGACCGGGATACCAGCAATGGCAAAAACAGGGATACCCGGGTAAAGTTCAAATCGGCAGTCTGCACATTGATGGTCTCCCTCCTGAGGAAGTCGAAGAATTCTACGCCTATCAGTATTTGATTACCGCTACCAAACACCCTCAACCGGATTATGGCCTGACTTCGATTATCATTGTGACGCATAATCAACTGCCCTATACACAGCAGTGCATCGACAGTTTAAGAATGCGAACCGATGAGCCGTATGAACTCATCCTGGTCGACAATGGCTCCACCGATGGTACTCCCGAATATCTTAACTCACTAGCTGACGCCCAAGTGATCCTGAATTCCGACAATCGAGGATTCCCCGCAGCGGTCAATCAGGGTATCGCGGCTGCTTCAGGAGACAATCTTCTGCTTCTGAATAATGACACATTGATGACCACGGGTTGGTTACATCGCCTGCTGGCACGATTACATTCTTCTGAAGATATTGGAATTGTGGGCCCCGTTTCCAATAATATCAGCGGACCTCAGCAGATCCCCGTGACTTATACCGATTTATCCAGCCTGGATGGTTTCGCCTGGGATTGGGGAAAACGACATGATCAGCAGTCGCTGGATGAATCCAGGCTGGTTGGTTTTTGCATGCTCTTCAAACGAACGTTGGTTGACAAAATTGGAACACTGGATGAACGCTTCGGGATTGGATGCTTTGAAGACGACGATTATTGTCGCAGGGCCAACGCTGCAGGATACCGTACCGTGATTGCTGCCGACTCGTTCGTGCATCACTTCGGTAGTCGCTCTTTCATTGGATCAAATGCAGATTTCACAGGAATCATGCAAGAAAATGAGCAGAAATATCAAGAGAAATGGCAAGCACCAGTCGAACAAAAAGAACCGTCTCAAGACACAATGGAAGCTGACAAAGTCGATTTTCCACATACGCTCTCACTCTGCATGATTGTCCGCGACAATGAAGATACCATCGGTCCTTGCCTGGAAAGCATTCGCTCCTGGGTGGATGAAATTATCATTGTTGACACCGGTTCAAAAGATCGTACACCTGACATCTGCCGTGAATACGGTGCCCGCATGTTCGAATTCCCCTGGTGTGATGATTTTTCAGCTGCACGTAATGAGTCTATCAAGCATGCTCTAGGAAAATGGATATTCTGGATGGACTCCGATGATACCATCACGGAAGAATGCGGTCGAAAGCTAAAAGAACTGGCGGCACAAGATCATCCGGATCATCTGCTGGGTTTCATCATGCAAGTTCATTGTCCGGGACCGGAAGGTGACGTCAGCATGACGGCCGTGGATCATGTGAAGCTGTTCCGGAATTACCCGGACTTGCAGTTCGAGCATCGGATTCATGAGCAGATTATTCCCGCCATCCGTAGGAGAGGAGGCGATGTATCCTGGACCGATCTGTATGTTGTGCATTCAGGATCTGATCACAGTGTCGAAGGACGAAAGCGAAAGCTGGAACGCGATTATCGGCTCCTCGAACTGGATAATGCGGAACGTCCCAACCATCCCTTTGTGCTCTTCAATCTGGGAATGACTTATGCAGATGATGAGAAATACCCAGAGGCCATCAAGTATCTGAAACAATGTCTGGATGTCTCTCATCCCAGTGAATCCCAGGTTCGCAAGGCCTATGCATTGTTGGTCAATGCCCTTTCTCAAAACGAGCAACACCAGGAGGCCTGGGACTATTGTTGCCAGGGGCTGACCCACTTTCCCGGTGACAAGGAGCTTTTGTTTCGGCAAGCGATGTTACACCACCACTTTGGTCGGTTAATTGATGCAGAAAAAACATATCTGCGAGTCCTGAATGAACAAACCGATCGCCACTTTACCAGTATCGATGTCGGTCTGTGTGGTTACAAAACTCGGCATAACCTCGCCGTTGTTTATGATGACATGGGCAAGCACGAACAGGCGGAAGAACAATGGCGTCTCATCATCGAAGAAGTTCCAACCTATACCACTGCCTGGAAATGTCTGGGAGAAACTCTACTCAAAGCCAATAAACTGGATCAGGTCGAACAGCTGACAATGACGATGCGAGGGCAGGTTGAAACCCACATTGATGGCTTCATTCTCTCTGCACGACTATTGGAGCAGCAAGGTGGTCCAAATCAAGCGATAGAATTGTTGCAAAACAAGCTCGCACAGAAACCACAGGAACTTGATTTGTTGAGAGAGCTTTGCCGTTTACATTTCGAACAATCCGCGCCAGAGGACTCACTAAATGTCCTGCAAAAATTAGCCGAACTGGATCCTAGTGATGCTTCAGCCTTTCATAATTTGGGAACGGCCTTCCTGCAGCTCAATCAATTTGAAGAAGCAGTTGCAAACTACAAAAAATCGCTAGAGCTTCGACCTCAATCACCAGAAACCTGGAACCTTCTTGGTCATGCTTATCAAAACCAGGGAGATTCACAAAATGCTCAAAGTGCCTGGCAGGAGACATTACGGCTTTTTCCAGACCATCAGGAAGCGGCACAATTGCTAAATTCGATCTGA
- a CDS encoding glycosyltransferase, whose protein sequence is MWERGVGPGQLNPNGKAKSQSRKRRLKDFSVAVVIISHNYGEFLGEAIESVLAQTYQSQEILVVDDRSTDNTREIALAYQQQGVKYLSVDVGNVHAARGAGFKATNCDITCFLDADDKLSADYIENGLEQFDHYQVAVVYSDTKFFGKRQGCSNYPEKYSADKLQYDNFIHAGSLVLSEAIQISRVFEKQFDPLLTQGDWFLWREVLGRTWTAKKQKSLYLYRIHQSNWTQKMQEAKQRSYFEYAGLAYQKITLFIPLSGRADHWPQTAQFLEQQSWPHDQISLILMDTSQSDAFSKTIKDWIQDCDYSDVRYLKFDAGFSGLADENRRLPDIRDQVRIAMARIYNRMAKMIDTEFVWILEDDITPPKDVCQQLLSGFDFETVSVAAPYPSRFYEGFVVWNQAGTFHEKPGYKQEVVGGNGFGCTILRTSSIRGNVFTALHEIPDFDIAFYQRLKTSDLLAKVDWSCISQHSGAMEPNDMKPKQSSKTDCECASPGWCERHQCKKHPHFHKLCQTRTDYFELWEKGAGPGQNLQQATDISVESSEPGLMRKAFNFTKAVARHVTNGSKHVDEATYNARLSTCQTCEMCNSSRMVCKHKQCGCTLKVKALWESERCPLKKWADNSENSSENQDTKELVGKK, encoded by the coding sequence ATGTGGGAAAGAGGCGTTGGTCCTGGACAATTAAATCCAAATGGAAAAGCAAAATCTCAATCTCGGAAAAGACGGCTCAAGGATTTCTCTGTTGCAGTCGTCATCATCTCACATAACTATGGTGAATTTCTGGGTGAGGCAATCGAAAGTGTGCTTGCCCAAACCTACCAGTCACAAGAAATTCTTGTCGTAGACGACCGCTCCACAGACAACACTAGAGAAATTGCCTTAGCGTACCAACAACAGGGGGTGAAATATTTATCTGTGGATGTCGGCAATGTTCACGCGGCACGTGGTGCTGGATTTAAAGCAACCAATTGCGATATTACCTGCTTCCTCGATGCCGATGACAAACTGTCTGCAGACTATATCGAAAACGGCTTAGAACAGTTTGACCACTATCAGGTGGCAGTCGTTTATTCTGATACCAAATTCTTTGGGAAACGGCAGGGTTGTTCGAACTATCCCGAAAAGTATTCTGCCGACAAACTTCAATATGACAACTTTATTCATGCTGGAAGTCTGGTATTAAGCGAAGCAATACAAATCAGCCGTGTCTTTGAAAAACAATTCGACCCCCTGCTCACACAAGGCGACTGGTTCCTCTGGCGCGAAGTATTGGGAAGAACATGGACTGCTAAAAAACAGAAATCACTCTATCTATACCGTATTCACCAGTCGAACTGGACGCAGAAAATGCAAGAGGCAAAACAGCGTAGTTATTTTGAATACGCCGGTTTAGCCTATCAAAAAATAACCCTGTTTATCCCGCTCTCAGGCAGAGCCGATCATTGGCCACAAACAGCCCAGTTTCTGGAGCAACAATCCTGGCCCCACGATCAGATTTCGCTGATATTGATGGATACCAGCCAGTCTGATGCGTTTTCAAAAACCATCAAAGACTGGATTCAGGATTGCGATTACTCTGACGTACGCTACCTGAAGTTTGATGCAGGATTCTCCGGACTCGCTGATGAAAACCGCCGGCTCCCAGACATTCGTGATCAGGTCAGAATTGCCATGGCTCGCATCTATAATCGCATGGCAAAAATGATCGATACGGAATTTGTCTGGATACTGGAAGATGATATTACTCCCCCCAAAGATGTCTGCCAGCAACTGCTATCTGGATTCGATTTTGAAACCGTCTCTGTAGCCGCCCCCTATCCTTCTCGTTTCTATGAAGGATTTGTTGTCTGGAACCAGGCGGGAACCTTCCATGAAAAACCTGGCTATAAACAGGAAGTCGTCGGTGGAAACGGATTTGGATGCACAATCTTAAGAACCTCAAGCATTCGGGGTAACGTATTCACCGCATTACACGAGATCCCCGATTTTGATATCGCCTTTTATCAACGTCTGAAAACATCAGATCTTCTCGCAAAAGTTGACTGGTCCTGTATCTCACAGCATTCTGGTGCAATGGAACCGAACGATATGAAACCGAAACAATCCTCAAAAACAGACTGCGAATGCGCATCTCCTGGCTGGTGTGAGCGTCATCAATGCAAAAAACATCCCCACTTTCACAAGCTCTGTCAAACCAGGACTGATTATTTTGAGCTCTGGGAAAAAGGAGCCGGGCCCGGCCAAAACTTGCAGCAGGCAACTGATATTTCTGTGGAATCATCAGAACCCGGCCTCATGCGAAAAGCCTTTAACTTCACTAAAGCGGTCGCCCGTCATGTGACTAATGGAAGTAAACATGTTGACGAAGCAACCTACAACGCTCGACTTTCCACCTGTCAGACATGTGAAATGTGCAATAGCAGCCGAATGGTTTGTAAACACAAACAGTGCGGCTGCACTCTCAAAGTGAAGGCACTCTGGGAATCGGAACGTTGTCCTCTCAAGAAATGGGCAGACAACTCAGAAAATTCTTCTGAGAATCAAGACACAAAGGAACTTGTCGGGAAAAAATAG